A stretch of the Candidatus Rokuibacteriota bacterium genome encodes the following:
- a CDS encoding TldD/PmbA family protein, translating to MLDLLVDLLGRATAKGASAADAFVVEEQSFSAQVRLGQVETVQHARERRLALRVFVGQSVAAASTSDLSRGSVAGLVEEAVSLARITSPDELAGLPDAAELARAPLPDLDLADPTGHDLSPEEKIDLARRAEQAALEADPRITNSEGGDFADHRARYAYATSHGFAGEYGASSFSLSVAPVASSGGEMQRDSWYHVARKRAALDAPEEIGRTAAGRALRRLGARPVKTAEVPVIFDRETAASLVRHLAGAASGPALYRGASFLVNRLGQAVAAPSVTVVDDGTRPRALGSRPFDGEGLPVRRTVVVDRGVLASYLLDTYTGRKLGLASTHHAARDGSGVSVSTTNLYLAAGAASPEALIRSVRSGLYVTELIGFGVNGVTGDYSRGAVGLWIENGEITYPVEEITIAGNLVDMFHAVEGVGNDLVFRDRTASPTLLIGRMVVAGS from the coding sequence ATGCTCGATCTCCTCGTTGACCTCCTCGGCCGCGCGACGGCGAAGGGGGCCTCTGCGGCCGACGCCTTCGTGGTCGAGGAGCAGTCCTTCTCCGCCCAGGTCCGCCTCGGCCAGGTGGAGACGGTCCAGCATGCCCGCGAGCGGCGCCTGGCGCTCCGGGTGTTCGTGGGGCAGTCGGTGGCCGCCGCCTCCACGTCGGACCTGAGCCGCGGCTCCGTCGCGGGACTGGTGGAGGAGGCGGTGTCGCTGGCGCGGATCACGAGCCCGGATGAGCTGGCGGGGCTCCCCGATGCCGCCGAGCTCGCGCGCGCCCCGCTGCCCGATCTCGACCTCGCCGATCCGACCGGGCACGATCTCTCGCCCGAGGAGAAGATCGATCTGGCCCGCCGCGCGGAGCAGGCGGCGCTGGAGGCCGACCCGCGGATCACGAACTCGGAGGGCGGTGACTTCGCGGATCACCGGGCGCGCTATGCCTATGCGACGAGCCACGGTTTCGCTGGAGAGTACGGGGCCTCCTCCTTCAGCCTGTCGGTGGCCCCGGTGGCCTCGAGCGGCGGGGAGATGCAGCGCGACTCCTGGTATCACGTCGCGCGCAAACGCGCTGCGCTGGACGCGCCGGAGGAGATCGGCCGGACAGCCGCCGGCAGGGCCCTCCGCCGACTGGGGGCCCGCCCGGTGAAGACCGCCGAGGTGCCGGTGATCTTCGACCGGGAAACGGCGGCGAGCCTCGTCCGCCACCTGGCCGGCGCGGCCTCCGGGCCCGCGCTCTACCGCGGCGCCTCCTTCCTCGTGAACCGGCTGGGGCAGGCCGTGGCCGCCCCGTCGGTGACCGTCGTGGACGACGGGACGCGGCCGAGAGCGCTCGGCTCCCGTCCCTTCGACGGAGAAGGGCTCCCGGTGCGGCGCACCGTCGTCGTGGACAGGGGCGTGCTCGCCTCCTACCTGCTGGACACCTACACCGGCCGCAAGCTCGGCCTGGCCTCGACCCATCACGCCGCGCGCGACGGCAGCGGTGTCTCGGTATCCACCACCAACCTCTATCTCGCTGCCGGGGCGGCGAGCCCGGAGGCGCTCATCCGGAGCGTGCGAAGCGGGCTCTATGTCACCGAGCTCATCGGTTTCGGCGTCAACGGCGTCACGGGCGACTACTCCCGCGGCGCCGTCGGGCTCTGGATCGAGAACGGGGAGATCACCTATCCGGTGGAGGAGATCACGATCGCCGGCAATCTGGTGGACATGTTCCACGCCGTGGAGGGTGTGGGCAATGACCTCGTGTTCCGCGACCGCACCGCGTCGCCGACGCTCCTCATCGGCCGCATGGTGGTGGCGGGCTCGTAG
- the tldD gene encoding metalloprotease TldD has product MLAHPERFFEDRFGLTPSAMDRLLGSSLAGGVDHADLYLEYRVSEEVTLEEGAVKKAARHVSQGAGVRAQSGERTGYAHTDEISLSTLEEATRQARAIAANARASAVVPVGHRQPHDLYSLAEPPIAAELGRKLELLRNVDAAARAWDPRVRQVIASLGSEEVVVLMAMPSGFTVGDVRPLTRLNVTVIAEDDGRREIGTFGGGGRVPFDFFLEGERWRRFATEAARQAVLKLAAVDAPAGTLTVVLGPGWPGILLHEAVGHGLEGDFNRKGTSAFSGRLGQKVASELVTVVDDGTMAYRRGSLNVDDEGTATGRNVLIDKGVLVGYMQDLLNARLMGMQPTGNGRRESFAHPPMPRMTNTFMLAGQDDPEEIIRSVPRGLYAVNFGGGQVDITSGKFVFSASEAYLIEQGRVTAPVKGATLIGNGPEALTRVSRVGRDLALDEGVGTCGKDGQSVPVGVGLPTIRIDGMTVGGTHV; this is encoded by the coding sequence ATGCTGGCGCATCCAGAGAGATTCTTCGAGGACAGGTTCGGACTGACGCCGTCCGCCATGGACCGGCTGCTAGGCTCGAGTCTGGCCGGCGGGGTCGACCACGCTGACCTCTACCTCGAGTATCGGGTTTCCGAGGAGGTCACCCTGGAAGAAGGGGCCGTCAAGAAGGCCGCGAGGCATGTGAGCCAGGGGGCCGGGGTCCGCGCCCAGTCCGGAGAGCGGACCGGCTACGCCCACACCGACGAGATCTCGCTCTCCACCCTCGAAGAGGCCACACGCCAGGCCCGGGCCATCGCGGCGAATGCGCGGGCCTCGGCCGTCGTCCCGGTCGGCCACCGCCAGCCACACGACCTCTACAGCCTCGCCGAGCCGCCCATCGCCGCCGAACTGGGCCGCAAGCTCGAGCTGCTGCGCAACGTGGATGCCGCGGCCCGCGCCTGGGACCCGCGCGTGCGCCAGGTCATCGCGAGCCTGGGCAGCGAGGAGGTCGTGGTCCTGATGGCGATGCCGTCGGGGTTCACCGTGGGAGACGTGCGGCCGCTCACCCGGCTCAACGTCACCGTGATCGCGGAGGACGACGGAAGGCGCGAGATCGGCACCTTCGGCGGCGGGGGACGGGTCCCGTTCGACTTCTTCCTGGAAGGCGAGCGCTGGCGGCGCTTCGCGACGGAGGCGGCCCGCCAGGCGGTGCTCAAGCTGGCGGCGGTGGACGCCCCGGCAGGCACGCTCACCGTGGTGCTGGGCCCGGGCTGGCCGGGGATCCTGCTCCACGAGGCCGTGGGGCACGGCCTCGAGGGTGACTTCAACCGGAAGGGGACCTCGGCGTTCTCCGGTCGCCTCGGTCAGAAGGTCGCCTCCGAGCTCGTGACCGTGGTGGACGACGGGACCATGGCCTATCGGCGTGGCTCGCTCAACGTGGACGACGAGGGCACCGCGACGGGGCGCAATGTCCTCATCGACAAGGGGGTCCTCGTCGGCTACATGCAGGATCTCCTGAACGCGCGCCTCATGGGGATGCAGCCCACCGGCAACGGCCGCCGCGAGTCCTTCGCGCATCCGCCCATGCCGCGCATGACCAACACCTTCATGCTGGCGGGCCAGGACGACCCCGAGGAGATCATCCGCTCCGTCCCGCGCGGACTCTACGCCGTGAACTTCGGCGGCGGGCAGGTGGACATCACGAGCGGGAAGTTCGTCTTCTCGGCCAGCGAGGCCTACCTGATCGAGCAGGGTCGCGTCACGGCGCCGGTCAAGGGCGCCACGCTCATCGGCAATGGGCCCGAGGCGCTGACGCGGGTCTCCCGCGTGGGGCGCGACCTCGCGCTGGACGAGGGCGTGGGCACCTGTGGCAAGGACGGGCAGTCGGTGCCGGTGGGCGTGGGGCTGCCCACGATCCGGATCGACGGGATGACGGTCGGCGGAACCCACGTCTGA